One part of the Lycium ferocissimum isolate CSIRO_LF1 chromosome 8, AGI_CSIRO_Lferr_CH_V1, whole genome shotgun sequence genome encodes these proteins:
- the LOC132066250 gene encoding uncharacterized protein LOC132066250, whose translation MDPNLYNAAVKGNTSDGGFSLAEYLKRDEENGYQVTPKGNTILHVAALYGNSHFMEEVLKVTPELLCRQNKKNETALHMAANEGRELVAKVLLHAAGEENKETLMRMTDDDGDTALHKAVRSGCVDSVRLLVKEDPKFEFPANQAGETPLYLAAESGFFDCLSEILESSIRQTFGGPCGRTALHAAIIQIHIDCARSLWKWNKSLCEESDKWGWNSLHYAVKLGLKEVVSEMLGLKKSLVYLPASSGNDWTTTIHIAASEGYVNMINELLNHCPDCWEMLNSRGQNFLHVSILNNKKKVVKSFFKHEKWHRLADEKDNDGNTPLHLLAASPWTVVPKTLREHPSAKKMSFIKENQTPLDVSFSCTRIYAVSTR comes from the exons atggaTCCAAACTTGTACAATGCTGCTGTGAAAGGCAATACCAGTGACGGTGGTTTTTCACTTGCTGAATATCTGAAAAGGGATGAAGAAAATGGGTACCAAGTCACTCCAAAGGGAAACACTATCCTCCACGTGGCAGCCCTTTACGGCAACTCCCATTTCATGGAAGAAGTCCTTAAGGTTACTCCGGAATTGTTATGCCGTCAGAACAAGAAGAATGAAACTGCACTTCACATGGCAGCTAATGAAGGGCGCGAATTAGTCGCAAAGGTGCTTCTTCACGCAGCCGGAGAGGAGAATAAGGAGACACTCATGAGGATGACAGATGACGATGGAGATACAGCTCTGCACAAGGCCGTGAGAAGTGGATGTGTAGACAGTGTCAGACTCTTGGTGAAAGAAGATCCTAAATTCGAATTTCCAGCAAACCAAGCAGGGGAGACACCCCTATATCTGGCAGCGGAGTCTGGTTTTTTTGACTGTTTGTCGGAAATCTTGGAATCCTCCATCAGACAAACATTTGGCGGTCCATGTGGTCGAACAGCTTTGCATGCGGCAATAATCCAAATTCACATAG ATTGCGCGAGATCACTATGGAAATGGAATAAATCGTTATGCGAGGAATCGGACAAATGGGGTTGGAATTCACTGCACTATGCTGTTAAACTAGGATTGAAAGAAGTAGTTTCTGAGATGCTGGGGTTGAAGAAATCCTTAGTGTACCTTCCAGCAAGCAGTGGAAATGACTGGACAACGACAATTCACATTGCAGCCAGTGAAGGTTATGTAAACATGATAAATGAGCTATTAAATCACTGTCCAGATTGCTGGGAAATGCTTAACAGCAGGGGCCAAAATTTTCTTCACGTTTCCATATTGAACAATAAAAAAAAGGTAGTTAAATCCTTCTTCAAACATGAGAAGTGGCATAGACTTGCTGATGAGAAAGATAATGATGGCAACACCCCTCTTCATTTGCTTGCTGCCTCTCCTTGGACCGTTGTGCCTaaaacattaagagaacatccCAGTGCAAAGAAGATGTCATTTATCAAAGAAAACCAGACACCGCTTGATGTATCATTTTCTTGCACACGGATTTATGCGGTAAGCACCAGATAG